GTAGATCTTGAACCCTACGGTATGCCACCAGCCCTGATCACTAAAAAGGACGGCTCAACGCTCTACATGACTAGAGACCTTGCAGCTGCCATCTACAGAAAAAGAACTTATGATTTTTACAAGAATATCTATGTGGTAGCCTACCAACAGGACCTTCACTTTAAACAGTGGTTCAAGGTGCTTGAATTGATGAAGCAGGACTATGCAAAGGATTGTATCCACGTCAACTTCGGTATGGTCTCACTAGAAGAAGGAACGCTGTCAACCAGAAAAGGCAGAGTGGTCTTCCTTGAGGATGTGCTTAAAAAGGCGACTCAAATGGCACTAGAAGTCATCGACGAGAAGAACCCGACCCTAGATAACAAGGAAGAGGTCGCTAAAGAGATCGGTATAGGCGCTGTTGTCTTCCAGGAGCTGTTTAACAACCGTATCAAGGACTATACCTTCTCTTGGTCTAAAGCGATGGCATTTGAAGGCGAGACGGGACCATATGTTCAGTATGCCCATGCAAGAGCGAACACGCTTATTGAAAAAGCCGGTACAGTCGATGCGTCTAAGCCTGTCGATTACAGCCTGCTGTCTGATGAAGCATCGAACGCGCTGATTCGTTCACTTTATCAGTTCCCACAAAGCGTTATCGATGCGATGGAAGCCAACGAGCCGTCAAGAGTGACTAGATATGTGGTAGGTCTTGCACAGGATTTCAACAAGTTCTATCAAGTCAACCATATCAACGTAGAAGATGAGGCGCTAAAACTTGCCAGACTATCCCTAGTAAAGGCGACAAAGCAGACAATCAAAAACGCCCTTTACCTTATCGGTATCAGCGCGCCAGAAAAGATGTAATGAAAGATAAGATTAAAAGTTCGAGCAGGTGCTCGAGCTTTTTTTTATTCCTAGTGCAAACGGTTGCACTATCGGTTATAATAGTACTAGATTAAACCACAAGGGGGAAACGATGAAACGATATTTAACATGGATTTTAGTTATTGCAATGCTTGTAAGCTTTATACCTGCTCAACCTGTCTTTGCTGACGGGGATGAAACGCTCACCATCCACTACCTGCGACCCGAAGCCGATTACGAGGGCTGGACAGTATGGTTATGGGCGGAAGGTGGAGAAGGAAAAGCCTACGAATTTGAAGGCGCCGACGAAGACGGAGCCTATTTTACTACTGAAATCGATACGGATGCGCAAAAATACGGCTACATCATTCGATTCGGCGAATGGGAAAAGAAAGACGTCGATGCCGATCAGTTCATCGATGTGACAAAAGAGACCAACATCTACATAACAAGCGGCGTTAAGGGATATACTGCATCTGAAACCACGACTGGCGATATCGTCGTGGGATCAGAACAGACACTAGTGCGCGTCCACTACCACAGATACGACAAGGCCTATGACGGGTGGAACCTTTGGATGTGGCCGGAAGGCGGAGAAGGTGCCGCTTATCCCTTTACAGGCAGTGACGATTTTGGCGTCTATGCGGATGTGACCATCCCGGGCACCAAGGATCTTAGTCAGATCGGAATCATCGTTCGATTCGGCGAATGGGAAGCAAAGGATATCGAAGAAGACCGTTACTTGAAGATAGCCAAGACTAACGAAGAGGGAATTCTAGAAGCCTTCCTGGTGCAGGCTGACGAGAAAATCTATTATGACCTAAGCAAAATCGACACGACCCCTAAGGTGATGAAGGCTCAGTGGACGGACTTCAACCTTCTTGAGCTGGAGACGTCGATCCTACTGCCTGAGGATGTCAGCACGCTAAAGCCTCAAGTGACGGACCATTTTGGAAACAACTTGGATATACTATCGGCGCTAAGGTCTGCTGACCAGAAATTGCTGCTTGAGGTCGGTTCGCCAATCGATATGGGTAGCGCCTATACCGTGCTCCTAAACGAGTATCAGGTAAGTGACACGAATACGACATCGCTGTTCGACACAGACGCCTTTAACGAGCAGTTCGAGTACGACGGAGCGCTAGGAGCGCTTTATGACAGTGAGCAGACAGAATTCGTACTTTGGGCTCCTACGGCTCAACAAGTACGCTTAAATCTTTACCAGTCAGGTCACAACGACGATCTGATCGAATCCATTCCTCTTGAAAAGGGGTTGAAGGGAACATGGCTTGCTGCGGTGCCCGGTGACATGCACGGCATCTACTATACGTATTCTGTAACAGTCGGCACAAGCACAAACGAAGCGGTGGACCCTTACGCGCAGGCGGTAGGCGTCAACGGCGACAGGGGTATGGTGATCGACCAAAAACGTGCGGAACCGGAGAACTGGCAGGATGACAAGCGTCCTGCGATAGTGTCAAAAGACGATGCCATCGTTTATGAGGCGCACATCAGGGATTTGTCTTCCAGTGACAGCTCCGACATCAAGCAAAAGGGAAAGTTTGTAGGACTGACTGAAACAGGAACGGCAACGAAATTTGGTGACGCCACAGGCCTTGACCATTTGGTCGATCTTGGAATCACCCACCTTCAGCTGTTACCTATCTTTGACTACAACAGCCTGGACGAGACAAAAGGCTTTGATGCGGGCTTTAACTGGGGTTATGACCCGAAGAACTACAATGCTCCGGAAGGAACCTATGCCACAAACGCCTATGACGGTGTGGTAAGGGTGAAAGAGTTAAAAAGCATGGTACAGGCGCTTCACAATAAGGATATCAGAATCATTATGGATGTGGTCTACAACCATACCGCGCTCAGCACCGGATCGAACTTTGAAAAGATCGTGCCCGGCTATTATTATAGAAGCGTCGCAGGCACATTCTCAAACGGTTCGGGTTGCGGCAATGAAACCGCATCGGAACGTGCGATGATGAGAAAGTTCA
The Fusibacter sp. A1 DNA segment above includes these coding regions:
- the pulA gene encoding type I pullulanase translates to MKRYLTWILVIAMLVSFIPAQPVFADGDETLTIHYLRPEADYEGWTVWLWAEGGEGKAYEFEGADEDGAYFTTEIDTDAQKYGYIIRFGEWEKKDVDADQFIDVTKETNIYITSGVKGYTASETTTGDIVVGSEQTLVRVHYHRYDKAYDGWNLWMWPEGGEGAAYPFTGSDDFGVYADVTIPGTKDLSQIGIIVRFGEWEAKDIEEDRYLKIAKTNEEGILEAFLVQADEKIYYDLSKIDTTPKVMKAQWTDFNLLELETSILLPEDVSTLKPQVTDHFGNNLDILSALRSADQKLLLEVGSPIDMGSAYTVLLNEYQVSDTNTTSLFDTDAFNEQFEYDGALGALYDSEQTEFVLWAPTAQQVRLNLYQSGHNDDLIESIPLEKGLKGTWLAAVPGDMHGIYYTYSVTVGTSTNEAVDPYAQAVGVNGDRGMVIDQKRAEPENWQDDKRPAIVSKDDAIVYEAHIRDLSSSDSSDIKQKGKFVGLTETGTATKFGDATGLDHLVDLGITHLQLLPIFDYNSLDETKGFDAGFNWGYDPKNYNAPEGTYATNAYDGVVRVKELKSMVQALHNKDIRIIMDVVYNHTALSTGSNFEKIVPGYYYRSVAGTFSNGSGCGNETASERAMMRKFIIDSTAYWTNTYHLDGFRFDLMGLHDIETMNLVADNLMNIDDSILVYGEGWTGGSTPLLESMRLVKVNAESAPKIGVFNDDVRDGIKGHVFTDTEPGFVNGGKGFEESVKFGVVGAIQHDQINNMAVMYAKVPYASSPLQSVNYVSAHDNLTLRDKLAATLPDATEDELKSMQMLANGIVLTSQGLPFLHAGVDFMRTKDGDANSYKSPDAVNQLNWNDKDKYKDVYEFYKSMIAFRKEHPAFSLGDADLVREHVVFYGTEALPLEEKNVVAFLITDHAGGDVAGTIFVAYNANRTPVSIDLPAGKWSMDVYGSDIDKKPMNESFNAIDVPAIGMVVLTSQEVLKPQIIQEDETEELPSDGEPIPEEEDNTAIYINVGLLMIAAVAGVWWVRKNKKN